In Helianthus annuus cultivar XRQ/B chromosome 8, HanXRQr2.0-SUNRISE, whole genome shotgun sequence, a single genomic region encodes these proteins:
- the LOC110869548 gene encoding uncharacterized protein LOC110869548 produces MGVRHIEAHVDSMLVAGQINGQYEAKGDVMALYLSQAKTLLQTFYSYKVHHINRSENKPADALSKLASTSFQHLAKYVRIEVLSNPSVPLREVSVIQTGTTSWITPIIMYLQSGILPENKAEARKIQYKAEHYQMAD; encoded by the coding sequence ATGGGGGTCCGACACATCGAAGCGCATGTGGACTCCATGCTAGTAGCAGGGCAAATCAACGGCCAATACGAAGCCAAGGGAGACGTCATGGCACTCTATCTCAGCCAAGCAAAAACATTGCTACAAACCTTCTATTCCTACAAAGTGCAccacataaacagaagcgagaacaagcCAGCGGACGCGCTGAGTAAACTCGCATCAACAAGTTTTCAACACCTAGCAAAGTATGTGCGCATAGAAGTTTTGAGCAACCCATCCGTTCCACTCAGAGAAGTAAGCGTCATCCAAACAGGGACAACTTCTTGGATAACCCCAATAATCATGTACCTTCAGTCTGGGATTCTCCCGGAAAACAAAGCGGAGGCAAGAAAAATCCAATACAAGGCCGAGCACTACCAGATGGCCGACTGA
- the LOC110872062 gene encoding uncharacterized protein LOC110872062 isoform X2: MVFSGKKRGGEERVTSENEDMERLKPLHNFDLPYLKWGNQKHLRCMKIDSLVDRNQSPERGGGGGGGGDFGGGAVIGTRRRDSEFEKRKRFRSSDDIHKVSSSSARINVAGDGEISATREKLMIDFHKQVGEIKDAILRDGLVDATATTSFNSPADRPWNLRTRRAPTNGVNGNGEVLKPNSSPVTNEYKYLSNNGNGEKKERAKFSVSLSRRELEEDFMAMAGRRLPRKPKKRPRIVQKQLDTLFPGLWLSEITADLYKVPDEADTGKA, encoded by the exons ATGGTATTTTCCGGTAAGAAAAGAGGCGGCGAAGAACGAGTCACATCGGAGAACGAAGATATGGAGAGATTAAAGCCATTGCACAATTTCGATTTACCCTACTTAAAGTGGGGGAATCAGAAGCATCTACGCTGCATGAAGATAGATTCACTCGTCGATCGGAATCAATCACCGGAgcgcggcggcggcggtggcggtggcggtgacTTTGGCGGTGGCGCTGTGATCGGAACTCGGCGGAGAGATTCGGAGTTTGAAAAACGAAAGCGATTCAGATCGAGTGATGATATTCATAAGGTTTCTTCTTCGTCGGCGAGGATAAACGTCGCCGGAGACGGTGAGATATCGGCGACTAGAGAGAAACTGATGATCGATTTTCATAAACAGGTTGGTGAGATAAAGGACGCTATTCTCCGAGACGGTCTGGTGGATGCAACCGCAACGACGTCGTTCAATTCTCCGGCAGATCGGCCGTGGAATTTGAGGACTAGAAGAGCTCCGACGAACGGCGTTAATGGTAACGGTGAGGTTTTGAAACCTAATTCTTCTCCGGTAACAAACGAATACAAATATCTGTCTAATAACGGTAACGGTGAGAAAAAAGAGAGAGCGAAGTTTTCGGTTTCACTTTCACGGCGTGAATTGGAGGAAGATTTTATGGCGATGGCTGGCCGGAGACTGCCACGTAAGCCGAAGAAACGACCGCGTATTGTTCAAAAGCAATTGGAT ACTCTGTTTCCGGGATTGTGGCTGTCGGAGATAACCGCTGATCTTTACAAAGTTCCCGATGAGGCCGACACCGGAAAG GCATAG
- the LOC110872062 gene encoding uncharacterized protein LOC110872062 isoform X1, which translates to MVFSGKKRGGEERVTSENEDMERLKPLHNFDLPYLKWGNQKHLRCMKIDSLVDRNQSPERGGGGGGGGDFGGGAVIGTRRRDSEFEKRKRFRSSDDIHKVSSSSARINVAGDGEISATREKLMIDFHKQVGEIKDAILRDGLVDATATTSFNSPADRPWNLRTRRAPTNGVNGNGEVLKPNSSPVTNEYKYLSNNGNGEKKERAKFSVSLSRRELEEDFMAMAGRRLPRKPKKRPRIVQKQLDTLFPGLWLSEITADLYKVPDEADTGKVVI; encoded by the exons ATGGTATTTTCCGGTAAGAAAAGAGGCGGCGAAGAACGAGTCACATCGGAGAACGAAGATATGGAGAGATTAAAGCCATTGCACAATTTCGATTTACCCTACTTAAAGTGGGGGAATCAGAAGCATCTACGCTGCATGAAGATAGATTCACTCGTCGATCGGAATCAATCACCGGAgcgcggcggcggcggtggcggtggcggtgacTTTGGCGGTGGCGCTGTGATCGGAACTCGGCGGAGAGATTCGGAGTTTGAAAAACGAAAGCGATTCAGATCGAGTGATGATATTCATAAGGTTTCTTCTTCGTCGGCGAGGATAAACGTCGCCGGAGACGGTGAGATATCGGCGACTAGAGAGAAACTGATGATCGATTTTCATAAACAGGTTGGTGAGATAAAGGACGCTATTCTCCGAGACGGTCTGGTGGATGCAACCGCAACGACGTCGTTCAATTCTCCGGCAGATCGGCCGTGGAATTTGAGGACTAGAAGAGCTCCGACGAACGGCGTTAATGGTAACGGTGAGGTTTTGAAACCTAATTCTTCTCCGGTAACAAACGAATACAAATATCTGTCTAATAACGGTAACGGTGAGAAAAAAGAGAGAGCGAAGTTTTCGGTTTCACTTTCACGGCGTGAATTGGAGGAAGATTTTATGGCGATGGCTGGCCGGAGACTGCCACGTAAGCCGAAGAAACGACCGCGTATTGTTCAAAAGCAATTGGAT ACTCTGTTTCCGGGATTGTGGCTGTCGGAGATAACCGCTGATCTTTACAAAGTTCCCGATGAGGCCGACACCGGAAAGGTAGTAATCTGA